The following coding sequences lie in one Heliangelus exortis chromosome 6, bHelExo1.hap1, whole genome shotgun sequence genomic window:
- the LOC139797589 gene encoding UDP-glucuronosyltransferase 1A1-like — MAPVLSAHLHVTAMLVQLLVLLGLAAAGKLLVVPVDGSPWLSMREVLDSLREKGHEIVVVAPEIGLHIKPSENYVMKFHPVNFTQEELDENFQAFLQEVLQEGSFLERFLKIYQHMKRLSDMAISNCARLLYNKSLMQYLQESNFDAVLTDPVLLCGQILAEHLAVPSVFFLRGVPCSLEFEATRCPSPPSYVPRMLTDLSDNMSFLQRVKNLLFEIPNTFLCDFAFQPYEKLASEFLQRDVTAPDLLSHASIWLLRLDFVLDYPRPLMPNMIFVGGVNCVPKKLPQVGHALF, encoded by the coding sequence atggcCCCAGTGCTCAGTGCTCACCTGCATGTCACAGCCATGCTGGTTCAgctcctggtcctgctgggtttggctgctgctgggaagcttCTGGTGGTGCCAGTGGATGGAAGCCCTTGGCTCAGCATGAGGGAAGTGTTGGACAGTCTCAGAGAGAAGGGACATGAAATTGTTGTTGTTGCACCTGAGATAGGCTTGCATATAAAACCATCAGAGAATTATGTTATGAAATTCCACCCAGTCAATTTTACTCAGGAAGAGCTGGATGAAAATTTCCAGGCATTTTTACAAGAGGTACTTCAAGAAGGATCTTTTCTGGaaagatttcttaaaatatacCAACATATGAAAAGACTCTCTGATATGGCAATCTCCAACTGTGCACGCTTACTCTACAACAAATCTCTTATGCAGTATCTCCAGGAGAGTAACTTTGATGCTGTCCTGACAGACCCTGTACTACTCTGTGGGCAGATCCTGGCTGAACATCTTGCAGtcccttctgtgttttttttgaGAGGAGTACCATGCAGTTTAGAATTTGAAGCCACTCGGTGTCCCAGTCCCCCTTCTTATGTCCCCAGGATGCTCACAGACCTTTCAGACAACATGAGCTTTCTGCAGAGGGTAAAGAACCTTCTCTTTGAAATCCCCAATACTTTTCTGTGTGATTTTGCCTTTCAACCATATGAAAAACTGGCTTCTGAGTTCCTCCAGCGTGACGTGACTGCTCCAGATCTCTTAAGCCATGCTTCCATTTGGCTCCTGAGGTTAGATTTTGTGTTAGACTATCCCAGACCTCTGATGCCCAACATGATTTTCGTTGGAGGAGTGAATTGTGTTCCCAAGAAGCTGCCTCAGGTGGGTCATGCTCTGTTTTAA
- the LOC139797588 gene encoding UDP-glucuronosyltransferase 1A1-like, translated as MAPVLSAHLHVTAMLVQLLVLPGLAAAGKLLVVPVDGSHWLSMREVLDSLREKGHEIVVVAPEIGLHIKPSENYVMKFHPVNFTQEDLDEHFQAFLQDALQEGSSLERFLKIYQHMKRLSDMAISNCARLLYNKSLIQYLQESNFDAVLTDPVLLCGQILAEHLAVPSVFFLRGMPCSLEFEATRCPSPPSYVPRMLTDLSDNMSFLQRVKNLLFEIPNTFLCDFAFQPYEKLASEFLQRDVTAPDLLSHASIWLLRLDFVLDYPRPLMPNMIFVGGVNCVPKKLPQQVQDSNRDFSGFIPQEDL; from the coding sequence atggcCCCAGTGCTCAGTGCTCACCTGCATGTCACAGCCATGCTGGTTCAGCTCCTGGTCCTGCCgggtttggctgctgctgggaagcttCTGGTGGTGCCAGTGGATGGGAGCCATTGGCTCAGCATGAGGGAAGTGTTGGACAGTCTCAGAGAGAAGGGACATGAAATTGTTGTTGTTGCACCTGAGATAGGCTTGCATATAAAACCATCAGAGAATTATGTTATGAAATTCCACCCAGTCAATTTTACTCAGGAAGATCTGGACGAACATTTCCAGGCATTTTTACAAGATGCACTTCAAGAAGGATCTTCTCTGGaaagatttcttaaaatatacCAACATATGAAAAGACTCTCTGATATGGCAATCTCCAACTGTGCACGCTTACTCTACAACAAATCTCTTATCCAGTATCTCCAGGAGAGTAACTTTGATGCTGTCCTGACAGACCCTGTACTACTCTGTGGGCAGATCCTGGCTGAACATCTTGCAGtcccttctgtgttttttttgaGAGGAATGCCATGCAGTTTAGAATTTGAAGCCACTCGGTGTCCCAGTCCCCCTTCTTATGTCCCCAGGATGCTCACAGACCTTTCAGACAACATGAGCTTTCTGCAGCGGGTAAAGAACCTTCTCTTTGAAATCCCCAATACTTTTCTGTGTGATTTTGCCTTTCAACCATATGAAAAACTGGCTTCTGAGTTCCTCCAGCGTGACGTGACTGCTCCAGATCTCTTAAGCCATGCTTCCATTTGGCTCCTGAGGTTAGATTTTGTGTTAGACTATCCCAGACCTCTGATGCCCAACATGATTTTCGTTGGAGGAGTGAATTGTGTTCCCAAGAAGCTGCCTCAG